The Hippoglossus hippoglossus isolate fHipHip1 chromosome 19, fHipHip1.pri, whole genome shotgun sequence genome has a segment encoding these proteins:
- the LOC117752809 gene encoding SUN domain-containing protein 1-like, with protein MTAPDRAVLLTRSPPRFVLFLVPLLLFLIGPCWFGLAGIQSILAALNITDWTKVVSDVPALSSMYSFMSSQSPSAENAAEGSGEVQLYEEPLYPRPPPAEEEESDRLVGLEQSLTVLWGRVEAAGQQAEQRHREVLGLYADLQQRVSARSGEDDLQLWLSSLIDHELTELRRRLDEERQREQMQQLSQQQSLSSRLDQLELQLLAAQTEEDQWRREAASVPQSTLPAAISMGVDRQSHDALLAEVARLEVALEDVRRDVDGLSGFKDRCRQLDGVQQTISEQVSAQVREEVRALVYGNQVTVAGGGDSDTLPESLLQWLSQQYVSRADLQVALSSLERSILQNIKLQLVQHRNEEVRETVLQTTGTAGDTVTPEDVHVIVKNALRLFSQDQTGLADYALESGGGSVLSTRCSETYETKAALLSLFGLPLWYFSQSPRTVIQPDVHPGNCWAFRGSTGFLVIRLSMRILPTAFSLEHIPKALAPSGALHSAPRDFSVYGLDDERQDRGKLLGVYTYDEDGEALQTYAATEENDQMFQIIEVKVLSNWGHQEYTCIYRFRVHGSPSDV; from the exons ATGACTGCTCCTGATCGTGCCGTCCTACTGACTCg GTCCCCGCCCAGATTTGTCCTGTTCcttgttcctctgctgctcttcctcatcG GCCCATGTTGGTTTGGCCTCGCCGGCATACAGTCCATCCTCGCAGCTTTAAACATCACAGATTGGACGAAGGTGGTCTCCGACGTCCCCGCTCTGTCCTCCATGTACAGCTTCATGTCCTCACAGAGCCCATCAGCGGAGAACGCTGCAGAGGGGTCAGGGGAGGTGCAGCTGTATGAGGAGCCGCTCTATCCTCGACCTCCACCAGCCGAGGAG GAAGAGTCGGACCGGCTCGTCGGCCTGGAGCAGAGTCTGACGGTGCTGTGGGGGCGTGTGGAGGCCGCAGGgcagcaggcagagcagagacacagggaggtTCTCGGGCTGTACGCCGACCTCCAGCAGCGCGTCTCTGCTCGGAGCGGCGAGGACGACCTGCAGCTATGGCTCAGCAGCCTGATCGACCATGAGCTGACCGAGCTGAGGAGGCGACTGGACGAGGAGCGACAGAGGGAGCAG atgcagcagctgtcGCAGCAGCAGAGTCTATCGTCTCGTCTGGatcagctggagctgcagctgctggcgGCTCAAACAGAG GAGGATCAGTGGAGGCGAGAAGCTGCGTCCGTTCCACAGTCAACACTTCCTGCTGCCATCAG TATGGGTGTGGACCGTCAGTCCCATGACGCCTTGCTGGCGGAGGTAGCGAGGTTGGAGGTGGCTCTGGAGGACGTAAGGCGGGATGTGGACGGTCTGTCTGGGTTCAAGGACCGTTGCCGACAACTCGATGGAGTCCAGCAGACG ATCTCGGAACAGGTTTCCGCTCAGGTGCGCGAGGAGGTTCGGGCTCTCGTTTATGGGAATCAGGTGACAGTGGCGGGCGGAGGAGACTCCGACACTCTCCCAGAGTCGCTCCTCCAGTGGCTGTCGCAGCAGTATGTCAGTAGGGCtgacctgcaggtggcgctgtcgTCTCTGGAGCGCAGCATCCTGCAGAACATCAAACTGCAGCTGGTGCAGCATCGCAACGAGGAGGTCAGAGAGACCGTCCTGCAAACCACCGGGACTGCCGGGGACACCGTCACCCCGGAG GATGTCCACGTGATCGTGAAGAACGCTCTGCGGCTGTTTTCCCAGGACCAGACTGGCCTCGCCGACTACGCTCTGGAGTCTGGAG ggggcagtgttCTGAGCACTCGCTGCTCTGAGACGTACGAGACGAAGGCGGCGCTGCTCAGTCTGTTCGGACTTCCTCTCTGGTATTTCTCTCAGTCTCCTCGAACTGTCATCCAG CCGGACGTCCATCCAGGAAACTGCTGGGCGTTCAGAGGCTCCACAGGTTTCCTGGTGATCCGTCTCTCCATGAGGATCCTCCCCACGGCCTTCTCCCTGGAGCACATCCCCAAAGCCCTGGCACCCAGTGGGGCGCTGCACAGCGCTCCCCGAGACTTCAGCGTCTAC GGTCTAGATGACGAGCGTCAGGACAGAGGGAAGCTGCTGGGCGTGTACACGTATGACGAGGATGGAGAAGCTCTGCAGACCTACGCCGCCACT GAGGAGAACGATCAGATGTTCCAGATCATCGAGGTGAAGGTTTTGTCCAACTGGGGCCACCAGGAGTACACGTGCATTTACCGTTTCAGAGTGCACGGGTCGCCCAGTGACGTCTGA